From the genome of Paraburkholderia flava, one region includes:
- a CDS encoding NHL repeat-containing protein — protein sequence MKSGTEWIWRSRQAVEVRDNRSRFALTAIAAVMLLVLVACGDGASPSVPNTSRHGGGDRSLKEAHTIGGSINGLSASGLVLLDNGADMLRVAKDATKFIFAMPLAPGSSYDVSIGDHPYGQYCSVSSHSGVAAVDITSVAVNCGDWDSAHAMVITVAGSATAGNIDGAGATALFNLPFDIAVDASGNAYVTDSGNYQIRKISPAGVVSTLAGSGTKGSADGIGGAASFDALNGVAVDAIGNVYVTDGNKIRRISSSGVVSTLAGGATSGNADGMGAQASFNTPLKLAVDRSGNVYVADTANDAIRKLSPAGVVSTFATGVTAGRADGIGEAAPFHGPLGIVVDMDGNVYVGDNKNHRIRKITPAGVVSTFTGSGTTGSGAGTGAASFPFPLGLAIDAAGNVYVADGGLMYRNVVRKITSSGVVSTLAGGGATAPNADGVGTHASFKGPTGLAVDAKGNVYVADALNNEIRKITRTR from the coding sequence ATGAAAAGCGGCACGGAATGGATCTGGAGATCGCGTCAAGCAGTCGAAGTCAGGGATAACCGGTCCCGATTTGCGCTGACGGCAATTGCCGCAGTGATGCTACTCGTGCTCGTGGCTTGCGGTGACGGAGCATCGCCTTCTGTACCGAACACAAGCAGGCATGGAGGCGGCGACAGGTCGCTCAAAGAAGCGCATACGATCGGCGGAAGCATTAACGGGTTGAGCGCTTCCGGGCTCGTCCTGCTGGACAACGGCGCAGACATGCTGCGCGTCGCAAAGGATGCGACGAAGTTCATCTTCGCCATGCCGCTTGCCCCCGGTTCGTCGTACGACGTCAGCATCGGTGACCATCCGTACGGACAGTACTGTTCGGTGAGCAGCCATAGCGGCGTGGCGGCGGTCGATATTACTTCCGTCGCGGTTAATTGCGGAGACTGGGATTCGGCTCATGCGATGGTCATCACGGTGGCCGGTAGCGCGACGGCCGGAAATATCGATGGTGCAGGGGCGACCGCACTTTTTAACCTTCCCTTTGACATAGCGGTAGATGCGAGCGGCAACGCGTACGTGACGGATTCAGGAAATTATCAGATTCGCAAGATTTCACCTGCCGGTGTGGTGTCGACCCTGGCGGGCAGTGGGACGAAAGGGAGCGCGGACGGTATCGGCGGGGCCGCTTCTTTCGACGCTCTGAACGGCGTCGCCGTGGACGCTATCGGCAACGTCTACGTGACGGACGGCAACAAGATTCGCCGGATCTCTTCTAGCGGCGTGGTGTCCACTCTGGCAGGCGGCGCGACGTCCGGAAATGCGGACGGTATGGGGGCACAGGCGTCGTTCAATACCCCGCTCAAGCTTGCCGTGGACAGAAGCGGGAATGTCTATGTGGCAGATACCGCGAACGACGCGATTCGCAAGCTCTCGCCCGCTGGTGTGGTATCGACTTTCGCAACTGGCGTGACAGCTGGAAGAGCTGACGGCATCGGCGAGGCTGCGCCGTTTCATGGTCCGCTTGGTATCGTCGTGGACATGGACGGCAACGTTTACGTGGGGGATAACAAGAACCACCGGATTCGTAAGATCACCCCCGCTGGCGTGGTTTCCACCTTCACGGGCAGTGGGACGACCGGGTCGGGTGCCGGCACAGGTGCGGCTTCGTTTCCCTTTCCGCTGGGTCTTGCCATCGACGCTGCCGGGAACGTCTATGTGGCAGATGGCGGGTTGATGTACAGGAACGTCGTCCGGAAGATTACGTCCTCAGGCGTGGTGTCCACCCTTGCGGGCGGTGGTGCGACAGCGCCGAATGCCGATGGCGTCGGAACACATGCGTCGTTCAAAGGCCCAACTGGTCTGGCAGTGGACGCGAAGGGCAACGTGTATGTGGCAGATGCGTTGAATAACGAAATCCGCAAAATCACCCGTACCAGGTAA
- a CDS encoding EAL domain-containing protein: protein MQHSEALSARETPTENFPPHPSRFTYGNSHDSDDADVVRRIRRGIIDREFTVAFQPIVHAGSRKLSAVECLIRWQHPECGLLLPGCFAQALENVDIAQRIFYFVVEEAFRQLAALPRKTDIPRVAVNLQPFQLLDEQLPKRLDEIARRHDIDLSVLELEVVETSDASQILSLPSVTEPLRQRGMHLAIDDFGSGYSSLLTLVSAQVETIKLSGELMRVFPESGRACTILEAMLALLGKLQTRIVVEGVETEEQFGLVSKHPHVHVQGYFLSRPRQTLAEILDDR, encoded by the coding sequence TTGCAGCACAGCGAAGCACTCTCGGCGCGGGAGACTCCGACGGAAAACTTCCCTCCTCACCCATCGAGATTCACCTATGGCAACAGTCACGATAGCGATGACGCCGACGTTGTGCGTCGGATTCGTCGCGGCATAATCGATCGCGAATTCACGGTGGCTTTTCAGCCCATCGTTCATGCAGGTAGCCGCAAACTAAGCGCGGTCGAATGTCTGATTCGATGGCAGCATCCCGAATGCGGTCTATTGCTTCCCGGCTGCTTCGCTCAAGCCCTGGAAAATGTCGATATCGCACAGCGAATTTTTTATTTCGTCGTCGAGGAAGCGTTCCGGCAACTGGCCGCGTTGCCCCGCAAAACGGATATCCCGCGCGTTGCCGTGAATCTCCAGCCGTTTCAGTTGCTCGACGAGCAATTGCCGAAACGCCTCGATGAAATTGCGCGGCGACACGACATCGATCTGTCGGTGCTCGAACTGGAAGTTGTTGAAACCAGCGATGCGTCGCAGATACTCAGCCTGCCATCCGTGACGGAACCGCTTCGACAACGTGGCATGCATCTCGCCATCGACGATTTCGGCTCGGGGTATTCGTCGCTGCTAACACTCGTCTCCGCGCAGGTCGAGACGATCAAGCTGTCAGGCGAGTTGATGCGCGTATTTCCGGAGTCCGGGCGGGCGTGCACGATTCTGGAAGCGATGCTCGCACTGCTAGGGAAACTGCAGACCCGAATCGTCGTGGAAGGCGTTGAGACCGAAGAGCAGTTCGGGCTCGTTTCGAAACATCCGCACGTTCACGTGCAGGGATATTTTTTGAGCCGCCCGAGACAGACGCTGGCGGAAATTCTTGACGACAGGTGA
- a CDS encoding YadA family autotransporter adhesin: protein MPASPTPTGNDAPASGQNATANVQDSWAIGNNSTATGANAKVIGSNSTATGANAEVIGSNSTATGTNATVIGSNSTATGTNAFVFFGHNSTATGTNATVIGNNAIAAGTNSIALGVGASAKGNESTVHGAYAQGTGDSTTVYGARASANGARAAAFGAGAIANGPNATAIGTGAVATGSSVALGAGSIASEPNTVSVGQPGQGRRITNVANGIRPNDAVNVGQLDRGLAQARTYADRGIASALAMPSIPVLATGEKWVGAGFGTYGSASAMGVGAAYQATTHLNVATALATSSQGGSVAFKAQVGYRW, encoded by the coding sequence GTGCCGGCGTCTCCGACGCCTACTGGCAACGACGCGCCTGCTTCGGGCCAGAATGCAACGGCGAATGTGCAGGACTCGTGGGCCATAGGTAACAATTCGACGGCCACCGGCGCGAACGCCAAAGTCATCGGCAGCAATTCGACGGCCACCGGCGCGAACGCCGAAGTCATCGGCAGCAATTCGACGGCCACCGGCACGAACGCCACAGTCATCGGCAGCAATTCGACGGCCACCGGCACGAACGCCTTTGTCTTCTTCGGCCACAATTCGACGGCCACCGGCACGAACGCCACAGTCATCGGCAATAACGCGATCGCCGCTGGCACGAATTCGATCGCGCTAGGTGTCGGCGCATCGGCGAAGGGCAACGAATCGACCGTGCATGGCGCGTATGCGCAAGGGACCGGCGATTCGACCACGGTGTACGGCGCGCGCGCCAGCGCGAATGGTGCACGTGCCGCGGCCTTCGGTGCCGGCGCTATCGCGAACGGTCCGAACGCAACCGCTATCGGGACGGGTGCGGTGGCCACGGGCTCGTCGGTGGCGCTCGGTGCGGGATCGATTGCGAGCGAGCCCAACACGGTGTCGGTCGGTCAACCGGGACAGGGGCGCCGGATCACGAACGTTGCGAACGGCATTCGCCCGAACGATGCGGTGAACGTCGGTCAGCTCGATCGCGGTCTTGCTCAGGCACGCACCTACGCCGATCGCGGGATCGCTTCGGCGCTGGCGATGCCCAGCATTCCAGTACTCGCTACGGGCGAAAAATGGGTCGGTGCAGGCTTCGGCACGTACGGCTCGGCAAGTGCGATGGGTGTTGGCGCTGCGTATCAGGCCACCACACATCTGAACGTCGCGACGGCATTGGCAACGTCGAGTCAGGGCGGCTCCGTGGCGTTCAAGGCTCAGGTCGGCTATCGCTGGTAA
- the araD gene encoding L-arabinonate dehydratase: MSSTRKTPEQLRSYRWYGVNDLRSFGHRSRTAQMGYHPSDYMGKPVVAIVNTWSEINSCHTHFKQRVEEVKRGVWQAGGFPVEMPVMTLAEPFQKPTTMLYRNFLAMETEELLKSYPFDGCVLMGGCDKTTPGLLMGAISMNLPAIYLPAGPMLRGDWNGRTLGSGSDTWKYWAELRAGKISEAEWKGIESGIARSPGHCMTMGTASTMTSAAESLGLTLPGFSSIPAVDSRHAQFASLTGQRIVEMVWTDLKPKDILTAKSFDNAVTTVLAMSGSTNAIVHLVAVARRAGIDLTTARFDELARITPVLANLRPAGQYLMEDFFYAGGLRALLVELGDLIDGTQQTVNGSTLAENITGAEVFNDDVIRRRANPLVERDGLAVLTGNLAPDGAVIKPAAMESHLLTHRGPAVVFRDYGDMAARIDSEDLAVTADSVIVLQHAGPVGAPGMPEWGQLPIPQKLLKQGVRDMVRISDARMSGTSYGACVLHVAPESFVGGPLALVKDGDIVELDVPGRRLHLHVDDTELAARKAAWQPPKRHFERGFGVMHQLHVMQANKGCDFDFLEEPLTTTTTPDASSGEPEIH, translated from the coding sequence TTGTCTTCAACCCGCAAAACGCCCGAGCAGCTACGCAGCTACCGCTGGTACGGCGTGAACGACCTGCGCTCGTTCGGTCATCGCTCGCGTACCGCGCAGATGGGCTATCACCCGTCCGACTACATGGGCAAGCCGGTCGTCGCGATCGTCAATACGTGGAGCGAGATCAACTCGTGCCACACGCACTTCAAGCAGCGCGTCGAAGAGGTCAAGCGTGGCGTGTGGCAGGCGGGCGGCTTCCCGGTCGAGATGCCGGTGATGACACTCGCCGAGCCGTTCCAGAAGCCGACCACGATGCTCTACCGCAACTTCCTCGCGATGGAAACCGAGGAGCTGCTGAAGTCCTATCCGTTCGACGGCTGCGTGCTGATGGGCGGCTGCGACAAGACCACGCCCGGTCTGCTGATGGGCGCGATCAGCATGAACCTGCCCGCAATCTATCTGCCGGCTGGCCCGATGCTGCGCGGCGACTGGAACGGCCGCACGCTCGGCAGCGGTTCCGATACATGGAAGTACTGGGCGGAACTGCGCGCAGGCAAGATCAGCGAAGCGGAGTGGAAGGGCATCGAGAGCGGCATCGCGCGCTCGCCGGGACACTGCATGACGATGGGCACCGCATCGACGATGACGAGCGCGGCCGAATCGCTCGGCCTGACGTTGCCGGGCTTTTCGTCGATTCCTGCGGTCGATTCGCGGCACGCGCAGTTCGCGTCGCTGACGGGGCAGCGGATCGTCGAGATGGTGTGGACCGATCTGAAACCGAAGGACATCCTCACCGCAAAATCTTTCGATAACGCGGTGACGACCGTACTCGCGATGTCCGGCTCGACCAACGCGATCGTGCATCTGGTCGCGGTCGCGCGGCGCGCGGGCATCGATCTGACCACCGCGCGCTTCGACGAACTCGCGCGCATTACGCCGGTACTCGCGAACCTGCGTCCCGCGGGCCAGTACCTGATGGAAGATTTCTTTTACGCGGGCGGCCTGCGCGCGCTGCTCGTCGAACTGGGCGATCTGATCGACGGCACGCAGCAGACGGTGAACGGCAGCACGCTCGCGGAAAACATCACGGGCGCGGAAGTGTTCAACGACGACGTGATCCGTCGACGCGCGAATCCGCTCGTCGAACGCGACGGGCTCGCGGTACTGACCGGCAATCTCGCACCCGACGGCGCAGTGATCAAACCCGCCGCGATGGAGTCGCATCTACTCACGCATCGCGGGCCAGCGGTCGTGTTTCGCGACTACGGCGACATGGCCGCACGCATCGACAGCGAAGACCTCGCCGTGACCGCCGATTCGGTGATCGTGTTGCAACACGCAGGCCCGGTCGGTGCGCCGGGGATGCCCGAGTGGGGCCAGCTGCCGATTCCGCAGAAGCTGTTGAAGCAGGGCGTGCGCGACATGGTGCGGATCTCCGATGCGCGGATGAGCGGCACGAGCTATGGCGCGTGCGTGCTGCACGTCGCGCCGGAATCGTTTGTCGGCGGGCCGCTTGCGCTGGTGAAGGACGGCGACATCGTCGAGCTCGACGTGCCTGGGCGGCGGCTGCATCTGCATGTCGATGACACCGAACTCGCGGCGCGCAAGGCCGCATGGCAGCCGCCCAAACGTCACTTCGAACGCGGCTTCGGCGTGATGCATCAACTGCACGTGATGCAGGCTAACAAGGGCTGCGATTTCGATTTTCTCGAAGAGCCCTTGACCACAACGACTACTCCCGACGCCTCTTCTGGCGAGCCGGAAATCCACTAA
- a CDS encoding ribonuclease activity regulator RraA, which yields MTTPDQPVSAAALEQLRHVSTATLTTQLFKRGLRNVFLQGVVPLVKPAPGTPNLVGPAFTLRNIPAREDLDHLGVFQNPDHPQRKAVESAPPGSVLVQDCRGDRSVASVGSILALRLAKRGVAGMVSDGAVRDSGTISDLGLPLWCAGASAPLNLAKHHAVDMNVPIACGGVAVYPGDIVVADVDGVVIVPKEMAEEVARDATEQEQLEAFVTQRIAEGRPLRGTYPPDEATLAAYREWRAAQS from the coding sequence ATGACTACCCCGGATCAACCCGTGAGCGCCGCAGCGCTCGAACAGCTTCGCCATGTCAGCACGGCAACGCTTACCACCCAGCTTTTCAAGCGCGGCCTGCGTAACGTGTTCCTGCAAGGCGTCGTGCCGCTCGTGAAGCCGGCGCCCGGCACGCCGAATCTCGTCGGTCCCGCGTTCACGCTGCGCAATATCCCGGCGCGCGAAGACCTCGATCATCTCGGCGTGTTTCAGAACCCGGATCATCCGCAGCGCAAGGCGGTCGAGTCGGCGCCGCCGGGCAGCGTGCTCGTGCAGGATTGCCGTGGCGATCGTAGCGTCGCGTCGGTCGGTTCGATCCTCGCGCTGCGGCTCGCGAAGCGCGGCGTCGCGGGGATGGTGTCCGACGGCGCGGTGCGCGACAGCGGCACGATCTCGGACCTCGGGTTGCCGCTGTGGTGTGCGGGCGCGAGCGCGCCGCTGAATCTCGCGAAGCATCACGCAGTCGATATGAACGTGCCGATCGCATGCGGCGGCGTGGCGGTGTACCCGGGCGATATCGTCGTCGCGGATGTCGACGGCGTCGTGATCGTGCCGAAGGAAATGGCCGAAGAAGTCGCACGCGATGCAACCGAACAGGAACAGCTCGAAGCATTCGTCACGCAGCGCATCGCCGAAGGCCGGCCGTTGCGCGGGACCTATCCGCCGGATGAAGCAACGCTCGCCGCGTACCGCGAGTGGCGGGCGGCACAGTCATAA
- a CDS encoding MFS transporter — translation MNAAPPAIDEARLINRLAWRLMPLVGVLYLVAYIDRSNIGFAKLQMLESLGLSEVAYGFGASLFFIGYLIFEVPSNVMLHRYGAPRWIARIMFTWGVVTILLAFTKNATMFYALRFLLGASEAGLYPGVIYYLTLWFPQRHRVRMLGYFTVGSSLGNMVGAPICGWLLDKGGLFGLHGWQLVFITTGIPSVLLTVVVLYLLPASPFHARFLDAHERQWLVQTLDAESAQTRRNAPAHASLWSVLTEPRVIGMALYYMMLSISVYGVSYWLPTLVKGFGVSNTTNGFLNVIPWLLATLVLAWLPSKLRAGNRAMIAMLASALLGMVFFLSSVFLPTNTLRFAALCFGAPCMYLLIPCFWTLPPKFLVGARAAAGIAAINSLGNIGGFIAQTLVPFVRQVSGSTRAPMLIPATCMLIFAVITALNLRRGARLSRTRSESPGKPVAE, via the coding sequence ATGAACGCCGCCCCTCCGGCCATCGACGAAGCGCGTCTCATCAACCGGCTCGCCTGGCGGTTGATGCCCCTCGTGGGCGTGCTGTACCTGGTCGCGTATATCGATCGGTCGAACATCGGCTTCGCGAAGCTGCAGATGCTCGAAAGTCTCGGGCTTTCCGAGGTCGCGTACGGTTTCGGCGCATCGCTGTTCTTCATCGGCTACCTGATTTTCGAGGTGCCGAGCAACGTGATGCTGCATCGCTACGGCGCGCCGCGCTGGATCGCGCGGATCATGTTCACGTGGGGCGTCGTGACGATCCTGCTCGCGTTCACGAAGAACGCGACGATGTTCTACGCGCTGCGCTTTCTGCTCGGCGCATCGGAAGCGGGGCTGTACCCCGGCGTGATCTATTACCTGACGCTGTGGTTTCCGCAGCGTCATCGCGTGCGGATGCTCGGCTACTTCACCGTGGGCAGCAGTCTCGGCAACATGGTCGGCGCACCGATCTGCGGCTGGCTGCTCGACAAGGGCGGACTGTTCGGTCTGCACGGCTGGCAACTGGTGTTCATCACGACGGGCATTCCGTCGGTGTTGCTGACGGTCGTCGTGCTTTATCTGCTGCCGGCGTCGCCGTTTCACGCACGATTTCTCGATGCGCACGAACGGCAATGGCTCGTTCAAACGCTCGATGCCGAGAGCGCGCAAACCCGCCGCAATGCGCCCGCGCATGCGTCGCTTTGGAGCGTGCTGACGGAGCCGCGCGTGATCGGCATGGCGCTGTACTACATGATGCTGTCGATCTCCGTGTACGGCGTCAGCTACTGGCTGCCGACGCTGGTGAAGGGCTTCGGCGTCAGCAACACGACGAACGGTTTTCTCAACGTGATTCCGTGGCTGCTCGCGACACTTGTGCTCGCGTGGCTGCCGTCGAAGCTGCGTGCCGGCAATCGCGCGATGATCGCGATGCTTGCGTCGGCGCTGCTCGGGATGGTGTTCTTTCTGTCGTCGGTGTTTCTGCCGACCAATACGTTGCGTTTCGCGGCGCTGTGTTTCGGAGCGCCGTGCATGTATCTGCTGATCCCGTGTTTCTGGACACTGCCGCCGAAATTCCTCGTCGGCGCGCGTGCGGCGGCGGGGATTGCGGCGATCAATTCGCTTGGCAATATCGGCGGGTTTATCGCGCAGACGCTGGTGCCGTTCGTCAGGCAGGTGAGCGGCAGCACGCGCGCGCCGATGCTGATTCCGGCGACATGCATGCTGATTTTTGCGGTGATCACCGCGCTGAATCTGCGGCGTGGTGCGCGTTTGTCGCGGACGCGTAGCGAGTCGCCGGGTAAGCCGGTCGCCGAGTAA
- a CDS encoding LacI family DNA-binding transcriptional regulator, which translates to MPIAKPVTAPVDPTDAVAPARRTRGGPKGLRITDVAQQAGVSPITVSRVFNNPESVAPETLERVRQVVQKLGYVPNRLAGGLSSARSRLIAAIVPTVAHSLFAETIQVFSETMSRAGYEVLLALSGYSDTNEEHLLDTVLSRRPEGVLLTGVAHTDSLRERLKNVGIPVVETWDMTDTPIDMLVGFSHYRIGAAVAEHFIARGARRPALISANDARALARRAGFRDRFAKEGIVDVAETLVAPPSSVALGKAALPELIERAPRIDALFCGSDLLAIGALGAARQMGVQVPDQLSVCGFGDLEFATETVPPLTTVRVDGTRIGTNAARFLLDRLSGAEDEKIVDVGFSIVSRESA; encoded by the coding sequence ATGCCGATCGCTAAACCCGTCACTGCCCCCGTCGATCCCACCGATGCCGTCGCACCGGCCCGGCGCACGCGCGGCGGTCCAAAGGGGCTGCGCATCACCGACGTCGCGCAGCAGGCGGGCGTGTCGCCGATCACGGTGTCGCGCGTGTTCAACAACCCCGAATCGGTCGCGCCCGAAACGCTCGAACGTGTGCGTCAGGTCGTGCAGAAACTCGGCTACGTACCGAACCGGCTTGCGGGCGGACTGTCGTCGGCGCGTTCGCGGTTGATCGCGGCGATCGTGCCGACGGTCGCGCATTCGCTGTTCGCGGAGACGATCCAGGTGTTCAGCGAAACGATGTCGCGCGCGGGCTACGAGGTGCTGCTCGCGTTGAGCGGCTATAGCGATACGAACGAGGAACATCTGCTCGACACCGTGTTGAGCCGTCGGCCCGAAGGTGTGCTGCTGACCGGCGTCGCGCACACCGATTCGCTGCGCGAGCGCTTGAAGAACGTCGGCATTCCGGTCGTCGAAACATGGGACATGACCGATACGCCGATCGACATGCTGGTCGGCTTCTCGCATTACCGGATCGGCGCGGCGGTCGCGGAGCATTTCATCGCGCGTGGTGCGCGGCGTCCCGCGTTGATTTCGGCGAACGATGCACGCGCGCTCGCGCGACGCGCGGGGTTTCGCGACCGGTTCGCGAAAGAAGGCATCGTTGATGTCGCCGAAACGCTGGTCGCGCCGCCGAGTTCCGTGGCGCTCGGCAAGGCGGCGTTGCCGGAGTTGATCGAACGCGCGCCGCGTATCGATGCGCTGTTCTGCGGCTCGGACCTGCTCGCGATCGGCGCGCTCGGTGCTGCGCGGCAGATGGGTGTGCAGGTGCCCGATCAATTGTCGGTGTGCGGATTCGGCGACCTCGAATTCGCAACCGAAACGGTGCCTCCACTGACCACTGTGCGGGTGGACGGCACGCGTATCGGCACGAATGCCGCGCGCTTTCTGCTCGACCGGTTGAGCGGCGCGGAAGACGAGAAGATCGTCGACGTCGGATTCAGCATCGTGTCGCGCGAATCGGCGTAG
- a CDS encoding GNAT family N-acetyltransferase — protein sequence MPDPIENRAIVYRPFTSDDIPAAHALSIAVKWRHRIDDWRFAARAGHGFVAEDASGVIGTVLVWKFDREAGSLGMVIVAPDHQGRGIGRRLLELALAELGPRITQIHATPPAQPLCVKLGFEKRVTIRQHQGAAFQPPLVSLPPGERLRPIGANDTPRLVELASRASGVDRSVLLPQVLDVANGIALDRDGELTGFALFRRFGDGHVIGPVVAPRSGATSRARALISYWLAQNAGMFVRIDTPDDSGLSEWLEGLGLPLVDSVDWMMLGGALPDDPQFRQFAITNQSVG from the coding sequence GTGCCCGACCCGATAGAGAACCGCGCGATCGTCTACCGTCCGTTCACATCAGACGACATTCCGGCGGCGCACGCGCTGTCCATCGCGGTGAAGTGGCGACATCGCATCGACGACTGGCGTTTCGCGGCCCGCGCGGGTCACGGCTTCGTCGCGGAAGACGCGAGCGGCGTGATCGGCACCGTGCTCGTGTGGAAGTTCGATCGCGAGGCCGGGTCGCTCGGCATGGTGATCGTCGCGCCCGATCATCAGGGACGCGGCATCGGACGCAGGCTGCTCGAACTCGCACTGGCCGAACTCGGTCCGCGCATCACGCAGATCCATGCGACGCCCCCCGCCCAGCCGCTGTGCGTGAAGCTCGGTTTCGAAAAACGCGTGACGATTCGCCAGCATCAGGGCGCGGCGTTTCAGCCGCCGCTCGTCTCGCTGCCGCCCGGCGAACGGCTGCGTCCGATCGGTGCGAACGACACGCCGCGACTCGTCGAACTCGCGTCGCGTGCAAGCGGTGTCGATCGCAGCGTGCTGCTGCCGCAGGTGCTCGATGTCGCGAACGGTATCGCGCTCGACCGCGACGGCGAACTGACCGGCTTCGCGCTGTTCCGCCGCTTCGGCGACGGCCACGTGATCGGGCCGGTCGTCGCGCCGCGCTCGGGCGCGACGAGCCGCGCGCGGGCGTTGATCAGCTACTGGCTCGCGCAGAATGCGGGCATGTTCGTGCGTATCGATACGCCGGACGATAGCGGACTGTCCGAATGGCTCGAAGGGCTGGGGCTGCCGCTGGTCGATAGCGTCGACTGGATGATGCTGGGCGGTGCGCTGCCCGACGATCCACAGTTCAGGCAGTTTGCGATTACGAATCAGTCGGTGGGTTAG